Proteins from a single region of Paraburkholderia sp. PGU19:
- a CDS encoding GntR family transcriptional regulator, with translation MSSELDSQPAATPFTLSLQPIGTSASLRDRAYAMLRAAIADADIYASRDEIRLDDRALSESLGVSRTPVREAMTLLEQEGFVRTIPRRGIYIVRKSKREIVEMVQMWAALESMAARLATLHATDEEIARLRHMFDQFRDSTPAEHIAEYSDANIAFHQAIVELSKSQIILDTIKNIFIHVRAIRRMTISQSDRASRSIVDHLRIIEALEKRDTELAERLVRQHSLDLAAFIEANCDFLD, from the coding sequence ATGTCGTCAGAACTTGACAGTCAGCCAGCGGCTACGCCGTTCACCCTGTCACTGCAACCCATCGGGACGAGCGCCAGTTTGCGTGATCGCGCCTACGCGATGCTGCGCGCGGCGATCGCCGATGCCGATATCTATGCGTCGCGCGACGAAATACGCCTCGACGACCGCGCGCTGAGCGAATCACTGGGGGTGAGCCGCACGCCTGTGCGCGAGGCGATGACGCTGCTCGAACAGGAAGGCTTCGTGCGCACGATCCCGCGCCGAGGCATCTACATCGTGCGCAAGAGCAAGCGCGAGATCGTCGAGATGGTGCAGATGTGGGCCGCGCTGGAAAGCATGGCCGCGCGTCTCGCCACGCTGCACGCAACGGACGAAGAAATCGCGCGGCTGCGTCATATGTTCGACCAGTTCCGCGATTCGACGCCGGCGGAGCATATCGCCGAGTACTCGGATGCGAACATTGCGTTCCATCAGGCCATCGTCGAGCTGTCGAAGTCGCAGATCATTCTCGACACGATCAAGAACATCTTCATTCATGTGCGCGCAATTCGTCGCATGACGATTTCGCAGAGCGACCGTGCGTCGCGTTCGATCGTCGACCATCTGCGCATCATCGAGGCACTGGAAAAGCGCGACACCGAACTCGCCGAGCGTCTCGTGCGCCAGCACTCGCTCGACCTCGCCGCCTTCATCGAGGCAAATTGCGACTTTCTCGATTGA
- the oxlT gene encoding oxalate/formate MFS antiporter, whose product MNGNTRQATGSGLFSNRWCQLVIGMLCMALVANLQYAWTLFVAPMNARHHWGEASIQLAFSIFIVTETWLVPIEGWLVDRFGPRPVVAGGAICAGLAWMLFAHATTLPELYIGSVVAGIGAGGVYGTCVGNALKWFPDKRGLAAGLTAAGFGAGAAVTVIPIANMITRSGYEHTFLFFGILQGVAIFVLALLLHKPTTRAASNIKRKFAVSKIDYTPGQMIKTPVFWVIYAAFVAVAAGGLMATAQIGPIAKDWGLAKLPMTMFGMTLPLLTMTLSIDNICNGFTRPLCGFISDKIGRENTMFAIFIGEGLALLGMMQYGQNPYAFMTFAALIFMFWGEIFSIFPAICADTFGSKFAASNAGTLYTAKGTAALLVPLASVLSATGGWSLVFIVSAVITIAAGVSAKFVLAPMRARLIESGTSASSSSANASRLSASSGE is encoded by the coding sequence ATGAATGGAAACACCCGACAGGCGACGGGAAGCGGTCTATTTTCGAACCGTTGGTGTCAACTGGTGATCGGCATGCTGTGCATGGCACTCGTTGCCAACCTTCAATATGCATGGACTCTCTTCGTCGCGCCGATGAACGCGCGGCACCACTGGGGCGAAGCATCGATTCAGCTTGCGTTCTCGATCTTCATCGTCACGGAGACGTGGCTCGTACCGATTGAAGGATGGCTCGTCGACCGTTTCGGTCCGCGTCCTGTCGTCGCGGGCGGCGCGATTTGCGCTGGCCTCGCGTGGATGCTGTTCGCGCATGCGACGACGCTGCCTGAGCTTTATATCGGCTCCGTCGTCGCCGGGATCGGCGCGGGCGGCGTGTACGGCACGTGCGTGGGCAATGCGTTGAAGTGGTTCCCGGACAAGCGCGGTCTCGCGGCGGGCCTGACGGCAGCGGGCTTCGGCGCGGGCGCGGCCGTCACGGTGATTCCGATTGCAAACATGATTACGCGCTCAGGTTACGAGCACACGTTCCTGTTCTTCGGCATCCTGCAGGGCGTCGCGATCTTCGTGCTGGCGCTGCTGCTGCACAAGCCGACGACGCGCGCCGCATCGAACATCAAGCGCAAGTTCGCGGTCAGCAAGATCGATTACACGCCGGGGCAGATGATCAAAACGCCCGTGTTCTGGGTGATCTACGCAGCGTTCGTCGCGGTCGCGGCGGGCGGCCTGATGGCGACGGCCCAGATTGGCCCGATCGCGAAGGACTGGGGCCTCGCGAAACTGCCGATGACGATGTTCGGCATGACGCTGCCGCTGCTGACGATGACGCTGTCCATCGACAACATCTGCAACGGCTTCACGCGTCCGCTGTGCGGCTTCATCTCCGACAAGATCGGCCGCGAGAACACGATGTTCGCGATCTTCATCGGCGAAGGGCTCGCGCTGCTCGGCATGATGCAGTACGGCCAGAACCCGTATGCGTTCATGACGTTCGCGGCACTGATCTTCATGTTCTGGGGCGAGATCTTCTCGATCTTCCCGGCCATCTGCGCGGATACGTTCGGTAGCAAGTTTGCGGCGTCTAACGCGGGCACGTTGTATACGGCGAAGGGCACGGCGGCGCTGCTGGTGCCGCTCGCGTCGGTGTTGTCGGCAACGGGTGGCTGGAGCCTGGTGTTCATCGTGTCGGCTGTTATCACGATTGCGGCGGGCGTGTCGGCGAAGTTCGTGCTGGCACCGATGCGCGCACGGTTGATCGAGTCGGGGACGTCTGCGTCCTCTTCGTCGGCCAATGCGTCGCGATTAAGCGCAAGCTCGGGCGAGTGA